A genomic window from Thiomonas arsenitoxydans includes:
- the ltrA gene encoding group II intron reverse transcriptase/maturase has protein sequence MMNGPEKSDSVVVAVKPANKAGPPVAEWVERRTGTKGNTEQPHTRRTQSRDSVSQELDCVRKAARQRKKEKFTALLHHVSVDLLRESFLALKRRAAPGVDGLTWQDYEAGLEVNLLDLHARVHSGGYRALPVRRRFIPKSGTDKQRPLGIAALEDKIVQRALVAVLNAIYEEDFLGFSYGFRPGRGQHDALDALSVAISGTPVNWILDADIRSFFDSVSQEWLLRFLGHRIGDERVIRLVRKWLKAGVLDDGEWSVSAEGTPQGAVISPLLANVYLHDVFDLWAKQWRGREATGNMIVVRYADDIVVGFQHEADARRFWDAMRTRFEQFGLEPHGEKTRLLEFGRYAAERRSRRGLGKPETFMFLGFVFICGRSRRGAFLLHRKTRGDRMRARLREIKATLRERMHAPIPSQGRWLASVLNGYFAYHAVPTNFRALGAFRHHVLNLWLRTLRRRSQRQNLTWERMTRIAEDWLPIPRILHPWPQQRFAVKHPR, from the coding sequence ATGATGAACGGACCCGAGAAGTCAGACTCGGTCGTAGTAGCTGTGAAGCCCGCGAACAAGGCCGGTCCGCCGGTTGCGGAGTGGGTGGAGCGAAGGACCGGGACCAAGGGGAACACGGAACAGCCGCACACGCGACGGACACAGAGCCGCGATAGCGTGTCACAGGAGCTGGACTGTGTACGGAAAGCTGCAAGGCAGCGGAAGAAGGAGAAGTTCACCGCGCTGCTGCACCACGTCAGTGTTGACCTGCTGAGGGAATCGTTCCTGGCGCTCAAGCGCCGTGCCGCTCCCGGGGTTGATGGTCTGACATGGCAGGACTACGAGGCGGGTCTGGAGGTCAACCTCCTCGACCTGCATGCACGGGTTCATAGCGGAGGGTATCGGGCGCTGCCCGTCAGGCGACGGTTCATACCCAAGTCTGGCACCGACAAGCAGCGACCGCTGGGTATCGCCGCGCTGGAAGACAAGATCGTCCAGCGTGCGCTCGTTGCGGTGCTCAATGCCATCTACGAGGAAGACTTCCTTGGGTTCTCGTACGGGTTTCGGCCTGGGCGGGGTCAGCACGATGCGCTTGATGCACTGTCGGTGGCGATCAGCGGCACCCCGGTGAACTGGATTCTCGACGCGGATATTCGGAGCTTCTTCGATTCGGTCAGCCAGGAATGGCTGCTCCGTTTCCTCGGCCACCGGATCGGCGACGAGCGCGTCATCCGCCTTGTGCGCAAGTGGCTCAAGGCGGGCGTCCTGGACGACGGGGAGTGGAGCGTCAGTGCCGAAGGCACGCCGCAGGGGGCCGTGATCTCACCGCTGCTTGCGAACGTGTACCTGCACGATGTCTTCGACCTGTGGGCCAAGCAGTGGCGAGGGCGGGAGGCAACGGGCAACATGATTGTCGTGCGCTATGCCGACGACATCGTTGTCGGCTTTCAGCACGAAGCCGATGCACGGCGCTTCTGGGACGCGATGCGAACGCGGTTCGAGCAGTTTGGGCTCGAACCGCACGGGGAGAAGACGCGCCTGCTGGAGTTTGGCCGCTACGCGGCTGAGCGCCGCTCGCGGCGCGGTCTGGGCAAACCTGAGACGTTCATGTTCCTGGGTTTCGTCTTCATCTGCGGTCGGTCCCGACGTGGCGCATTCTTGCTCCACCGAAAGACCCGGGGCGATCGGATGCGAGCGAGGCTCAGGGAGATCAAGGCGACGTTGCGTGAGCGCATGCATGCACCGATCCCTTCCCAGGGGCGGTGGCTCGCGTCGGTGCTCAACGGCTATTTCGCCTACCACGCAGTGCCCACGAATTTCCGGGCACTCGGGGCGTTTCGACACCACGTCTTGAATCTCTGGCTGCGAACGCTGCGGCGCCGCAGTCAAAGGCAAAACTTGACGTGGGAGCGCATGACGCGAATCGCAGAAGACTGGCTCCCAATCCCAAGAATCCTTCATCCATGGCCTCAACAGCGCTTTGCCGTCAAGCACCCGAGGTAG
- the merA gene encoding mercury(II) reductase: MQTLSISGMTCDTCAMHVKDVLEQLPGVRSAQVSYPHGSAQVVADAGVSLDVMAAAVSKAGYSAKQATQSPEVPNGQPGDTTGPARRGDGSDLRIAVIGSGGAAMAAAIKAAGSGAQVTLIERGVIGGTCVNVGCVPSKIMIRAAHIAHLRRRSPFDAGIQPCTPTILRDKLLVQQQARVDELRHAKYESILEGQPAITTLRGKASFKDARTLVVTLHDGSERRLGFDRCLIATGASPSIPPIAGLRDTPYWTSTEALESDTIPPRLAVIGSSVVALELAQAFARLGSQVTVLARHTLFSQEDPAIGEAVAAAFREEGITVLTHTQASAVAHAGGSFALTTNHGEIRAERLLVATGRAPNTAELNLPAAGVKLDTRGAIVVDDHLRTSVPHIYAAGDCTDQPQFVYVAAAGGTRAAINMTGGDATLDLSAMPAVVFTDPQVATVGLTEAEAQRQNIETDSRTLSLENVPRALANFDTRGFVKLVAEAGSGRLLGVQAVAAEAGELIQTAALAIRNRMTVQELADQLFPYLTMVEGLKLAAQTFTKDVTQLSCCAG; encoded by the coding sequence ATGCAAACCCTGAGCATCAGCGGCATGACCTGCGACACCTGTGCCATGCATGTCAAGGACGTCTTGGAACAATTGCCCGGGGTGAGATCCGCGCAGGTCTCGTACCCGCACGGCTCAGCCCAGGTTGTTGCCGATGCTGGGGTGTCGTTGGATGTCATGGCGGCGGCCGTGTCCAAGGCCGGTTACTCGGCGAAACAAGCGACCCAGTCGCCCGAGGTGCCGAACGGCCAGCCCGGCGACACCACCGGCCCTGCACGGCGCGGCGATGGCAGCGACCTGCGCATCGCCGTCATCGGCAGCGGCGGGGCGGCCATGGCGGCGGCCATCAAGGCGGCCGGCAGCGGCGCGCAGGTCACGCTGATCGAGCGTGGCGTCATCGGCGGCACCTGCGTCAACGTCGGCTGCGTGCCGTCCAAGATCATGATCCGCGCTGCGCACATCGCCCATCTGCGCCGCCGCAGCCCGTTCGACGCCGGCATCCAGCCTTGTACGCCCACCATCCTGCGCGACAAACTGCTCGTGCAGCAGCAAGCGCGTGTGGACGAGCTGCGCCACGCCAAGTATGAAAGCATTCTCGAAGGCCAGCCGGCCATCACCACCCTGCGCGGCAAGGCCAGCTTCAAAGACGCCCGGACGCTGGTCGTGACGCTGCACGACGGCAGCGAGCGCAGGCTCGGATTCGACCGCTGCCTGATCGCCACCGGCGCCAGCCCGTCCATCCCACCCATTGCGGGCTTGAGGGACACGCCATACTGGACTTCGACCGAGGCGCTGGAAAGCGACACGATTCCGCCGCGCCTGGCGGTCATCGGTTCTTCTGTCGTGGCGCTGGAACTGGCCCAGGCCTTCGCCCGCCTGGGCAGCCAGGTCACCGTCCTGGCGCGCCACACGCTGTTCTCGCAGGAAGATCCGGCCATCGGCGAAGCCGTTGCCGCCGCGTTCCGCGAGGAGGGCATCACCGTCCTGACCCACACCCAGGCCAGCGCGGTGGCTCATGCCGGCGGCAGCTTCGCGCTGACCACGAACCATGGCGAGATTCGGGCCGAGCGCCTGCTGGTGGCGACGGGCCGCGCACCCAACACGGCGGAGCTGAATCTGCCAGCCGCCGGCGTCAAGCTTGATACGCGCGGCGCGATTGTGGTGGATGACCATCTGCGTACCAGCGTGCCGCACATCTACGCCGCCGGGGACTGTACCGATCAACCGCAGTTCGTCTATGTGGCCGCAGCCGGGGGCACGCGTGCGGCCATCAACATGACCGGAGGCGATGCGACACTCGACCTCTCGGCCATGCCGGCCGTGGTGTTCACCGACCCGCAGGTGGCCACGGTGGGCCTGACCGAGGCCGAGGCGCAGCGCCAAAACATCGAGACCGACAGCCGCACGCTGAGCCTGGAGAACGTGCCCAGAGCCCTGGCCAACTTCGACACGCGCGGCTTCGTCAAGCTGGTCGCCGAAGCCGGCTCCGGACGACTGCTCGGCGTGCAGGCGGTGGCCGCCGAGGCCGGCGAACTCATCCAGACGGCGGCACTGGCGATCCGCAACCGCATGACGGTGCAGGAACTGGCCGATCAGCTGTTTCCCTACCTGACCATGGTGGAGGGGCTGAAGCTGGCCGCCCAGACCTTTACCAAGGATGTGACGCAACTGTCGTGTTGCGCGGGGTGA
- the merC gene encoding organomercurial transporter MerC — translation MANPLSFLTRLGDKAGSLGAVASAMGCAVCYPAIASLGAAIGLGFLSQWEGVLFHVVLPLSAVLVILANGLGWFAHRQWHRTALGMIGPVLVLIGRYSLIRGIVYLGLAVMLAVAIWDLVSPAHRRCSADGGALADQAGR, via the coding sequence ATGGCCAACCCCTTGAGTTTTCTGACACGTCTCGGCGACAAAGCCGGCTCCCTCGGCGCGGTGGCTTCGGCCATGGGTTGCGCCGTGTGCTATCCAGCCATCGCCAGTCTCGGCGCGGCCATTGGCCTGGGCTTTCTCAGCCAGTGGGAAGGTGTTCTGTTCCACGTCGTGTTGCCGCTGTCCGCCGTGCTCGTCATCCTGGCCAACGGCCTGGGTTGGTTCGCGCACCGCCAATGGCATCGCACGGCCCTCGGCATGATCGGCCCGGTGCTGGTGCTGATTGGACGCTACAGCCTCATCCGAGGCATCGTGTATCTGGGGCTGGCGGTCATGCTGGCCGTGGCGATCTGGGATCTCGTCTCGCCCGCCCACCGCCGCTGCAGCGCTGATGGCGGCGCCTTGGCGGACCAAGCCGGACGTTGA
- the merP gene encoding mercury resistance system periplasmic binding protein MerP, with the protein MNKLLTAIALISACTAPAWAGVQTVTLAVPGMTCPVCPITVNNALHTVPGVEKVDINFGKKIAQVTFDDAKTNVKALIKATTDAGYPSVVSQ; encoded by the coding sequence ATGAACAAGCTCCTGACTGCCATCGCACTCATTTCCGCTTGCACTGCCCCTGCCTGGGCTGGTGTGCAGACCGTCACCCTCGCCGTGCCCGGCATGACCTGCCCGGTGTGTCCGATCACCGTCAACAACGCTTTGCACACCGTACCTGGCGTCGAAAAGGTGGACATCAATTTTGGGAAAAAAATAGCCCAAGTCACCTTCGACGATGCCAAGACCAACGTCAAAGCCCTGATCAAGGCCACCACCGACGCCGGCTACCCCTCGGTGGTCTCCCAGTAA
- the merT gene encoding mercuric ion transporter MerT, giving the protein MPQPTRPHGRGALFASGLAAILASTCCLGPLILLSLGISGAWISNLTLLEPYRPIFIGAALVALFFAYRRLFRAPAACKPGEVCAIPQVNATYKLLFWVVAALVVVALAFPLVAPLFY; this is encoded by the coding sequence ATGCCTCAACCGACCCGACCCCATGGGCGTGGCGCCCTGTTCGCCAGCGGGCTCGCGGCCATCCTGGCCTCGACCTGTTGCCTGGGGCCTCTGATTCTTCTGTCGCTGGGCATCAGCGGCGCGTGGATCAGCAATCTGACCCTGCTCGAGCCCTACAGGCCGATCTTCATCGGCGCCGCTCTGGTCGCCTTGTTCTTCGCCTACCGCCGCCTGTTCCGGGCGCCTGCGGCATGCAAGCCCGGCGAGGTCTGCGCCATTCCCCAGGTCAACGCCACCTACAAGTTGCTGTTCTGGGTCGTGGCGGCGCTCGTCGTCGTCGCCCTGGCTTTCCCCCTCGTCGCTCCCCTGTTCTATTGA
- the merR gene encoding Hg(II)-responsive transcriptional regulator: MDHDSDDFTIGTVARAAGVNVETIRFYQRKGLLCEPERPQGSFRRYGPDDVARLQFIKSAQRLGFSLDEIAGLLQLDDGMHCDQARELGERKLMDVRVKIAGLHRIEAALARMVRDCGSSLGSTSCPLIEALHARVRDT; encoded by the coding sequence ATGGACCATGATTCGGATGACTTCACCATCGGCACCGTCGCCCGGGCGGCAGGGGTCAATGTCGAAACCATCCGGTTCTACCAGCGCAAGGGCTTGCTGTGCGAGCCCGAGCGACCGCAGGGCAGCTTCCGCCGCTACGGACCCGATGACGTCGCCCGCCTGCAATTCATCAAATCCGCCCAGCGCCTGGGCTTCAGCCTCGACGAGATCGCCGGCTTGCTGCAACTCGACGACGGCATGCACTGCGACCAAGCGCGCGAACTGGGCGAACGCAAGCTCATGGATGTTCGCGTCAAGATAGCCGGTCTGCACCGCATCGAAGCGGCTCTGGCCAGGATGGTGCGCGACTGCGGCTCCAGCCTCGGATCCACGTCTTGCCCCTTGATCGAAGCACTGCATGCCCGTGTTCGCGACACTTGA
- a CDS encoding cytochrome c biogenesis CcdA family protein: MDPSLFRTTLEHAGPAALGVSFVAGLAFSINPVALAAIPVSMAYVTKARQARQAWSFGAMFILGMLLTHGLLGLIAGLGGAWVEHLLGRQWGLFLGPLLILMGLLWPGWIRLPLPALALRARRPKGLWGAFALGIPFSVAVCPFCTPALAVLIGVAAASGSPWLGVGLLLAFAFGRAIPVAVGAWSLGWLQNLRRLDAYRRLFEAAGGITLILFGVYLLNGYYAWMPALAI, encoded by the coding sequence ATGGACCCATCCCTGTTTCGCACCACCCTGGAACATGCTGGCCCGGCTGCTCTGGGCGTCAGCTTCGTGGCCGGGCTGGCCTTCAGCATCAATCCCGTGGCGCTGGCCGCCATTCCTGTCTCGATGGCCTATGTCACCAAGGCCAGGCAGGCCCGCCAGGCTTGGTCCTTCGGCGCCATGTTCATCCTGGGCATGCTGCTCACCCACGGGCTCTTGGGTTTGATCGCCGGCTTGGGCGGCGCCTGGGTCGAGCATCTGCTGGGGCGCCAATGGGGATTGTTCCTCGGGCCGCTGCTGATTCTGATGGGCCTGCTATGGCCGGGCTGGATCCGCCTGCCCCTGCCGGCCTTGGCCTTGCGTGCGCGCCGCCCCAAGGGGCTATGGGGCGCGTTTGCCCTGGGCATCCCATTCTCGGTTGCGGTGTGTCCCTTTTGTACCCCTGCGCTGGCTGTGCTGATCGGCGTCGCTGCCGCATCGGGATCACCATGGCTGGGGGTGGGTCTGCTGCTGGCCTTCGCCTTCGGCCGGGCGATTCCCGTGGCCGTGGGTGCGTGGTCGTTGGGATGGCTCCAGAACCTCCGGCGCTTGGATGCCTACCGACGCCTGTTTGAGGCTGCTGGCGGCATCACGCTGATTCTGTTCGGGGTCTATCTGCTCAACGGTTACTACGCCTGGATGCCGGCTTTGGCCATCTGA
- a CDS encoding thioredoxin family protein, with translation MHVELFYSPGCTQCDGARTQLKAAALQRFPQVQWRECNVLDALDRAVELGVLSLPALAVNGDLLFPKLPTPQQLCAALEPLARDER, from the coding sequence ATGCACGTCGAACTGTTCTACTCCCCCGGCTGCACCCAGTGTGATGGAGCCCGCACCCAACTCAAGGCGGCCGCCCTGCAGCGCTTCCCGCAAGTTCAGTGGCGCGAATGCAATGTGCTGGATGCACTCGACCGTGCCGTGGAACTCGGCGTCCTGAGCTTGCCGGCGCTGGCCGTCAACGGGGATTTGCTCTTCCCCAAACTGCCGACGCCGCAGCAGCTCTGTGCGGCCCTGGAACCGCTTGCGCGGGACGAGCGCTGA
- a CDS encoding heavy metal-responsive transcriptional regulator, with product MLTIGKLAELAQTTPDALRFYEREGLIAPTSKSEGGYRLYDTDAARRIRFIKQAQHCGFTLAEIHALLELRATDAACCGDMRKRAIEKKLQLESRIKALKAMSDALDRLIADCNQERYPLDACPILAALEGAELTASRGSL from the coding sequence ATGCTGACCATCGGCAAACTCGCGGAACTGGCGCAAACCACGCCCGATGCCCTGCGCTTCTACGAGCGCGAGGGCCTGATCGCCCCCACCTCCAAGTCCGAAGGGGGCTACAGACTGTACGACACCGACGCTGCACGTCGCATCCGGTTCATCAAGCAGGCCCAGCATTGCGGCTTTACGCTGGCGGAGATCCACGCGTTACTCGAGCTGCGTGCCACGGATGCCGCCTGTTGCGGCGATATGCGCAAGCGGGCCATCGAGAAAAAGCTGCAGCTCGAAAGCCGCATCAAGGCTCTCAAGGCCATGTCCGATGCCCTGGACCGCCTGATTGCCGATTGCAACCAGGAACGCTATCCCTTGGATGCCTGCCCGATTCTGGCCGCGCTCGAAGGCGCTGAACTGACTGCGTCCAGGGGCTCACTTTGA
- a CDS encoding thioredoxin family protein, with product MATQRQVEVFSAGCAVCEDVVALVKRVACTSCDIVVHDMHDIKAAARAKTLGVRSVPAVAIDGQLAGCCAGRGVDEAVLRVAGLGQAR from the coding sequence ATGGCAACACAACGTCAGGTGGAGGTCTTCAGCGCCGGTTGCGCCGTGTGCGAAGATGTGGTGGCTTTGGTCAAGCGCGTTGCCTGCACGTCTTGCGACATCGTCGTGCATGACATGCACGACATCAAGGCTGCGGCGCGTGCCAAGACGCTGGGCGTGCGTTCGGTTCCCGCGGTCGCCATCGACGGCCAGCTCGCCGGCTGCTGCGCCGGGCGCGGTGTCGACGAAGCCGTGTTGCGCGTGGCGGGTCTCGGTCAGGCGCGCTAG
- a CDS encoding TlpA family protein disulfide reductase, with amino-acid sequence MRVRFTIAAIVAFVMAVMAYFVLARKSTVPQATFVLLSGRTLSTSSLRGQVYLVNFWATSCATCIKEMPQMVKTYERFKGRNFEFIAVDMSYDPLPYVTDYTLTRHLPFEVAKDVDGRLAREFYDVRLTPTTFLVDKQGNIVKRILGEPDFPELDRLIQHELAKNA; translated from the coding sequence ATGCGTGTGCGTTTCACAATTGCCGCCATCGTGGCGTTCGTCATGGCCGTCATGGCCTATTTTGTCCTGGCCAGGAAGTCGACTGTCCCGCAGGCGACGTTTGTGCTGCTGTCTGGAAGAACGCTTTCAACCTCTTCCCTGCGAGGCCAGGTCTATCTGGTGAATTTCTGGGCCACGAGCTGCGCCACCTGCATCAAGGAAATGCCCCAAATGGTCAAGACGTACGAGCGATTCAAGGGAAGGAATTTCGAGTTCATCGCGGTGGATATGAGCTATGACCCGCTGCCCTATGTCACCGATTACACCTTGACCCGGCATTTGCCGTTCGAGGTTGCAAAAGACGTGGACGGCCGTCTGGCTCGCGAGTTTTACGACGTGCGCCTGACTCCGACCACGTTTCTGGTCGATAAGCAAGGGAACATCGTCAAGCGGATTCTCGGCGAACCCGACTTTCCCGAGCTTGATCGACTGATCCAGCATGAACTGGCTAAAAACGCTTGA
- a CDS encoding protein-disulfide reductase DsbD family protein: MDISLILEVLLALGAGVLLNLTPCVLPIIPIKVRVILRAAGEKPAARALSAGLFAAGSLLFFAPLGLATALLHLQWGVLFQSQTVLTGLVIILLVLAVMNFTGRGLPIPSAIAKMGGGRFAEPLISGLVSALLSTPCTGPLLGGILVFALTRPTVDIVMIFIAIGLGMALPYAILLLKPGRLDRLPRGGAWTDVVRQSFGWLLAGAAIFFAQSLFPASVDKTLWFAFLAGVMLWVLATSLRAADHASRWAAPLSSLPALALVYLSAGLWPTSAQGIPWQPLEATQIAEIANLHRPALVEFTAQWCLNCRFLEQTVYGDARVVQALRTRGVVPLQVDLTRPNPELQSLLAAYGGAGLPFVAILNPHGREIGHLSGLFSADALVRGLNAIHP; encoded by the coding sequence ATGGACATCTCGCTCATCCTCGAAGTCCTCCTCGCGCTCGGCGCGGGCGTGTTGCTCAACCTGACGCCATGCGTGCTGCCCATCATTCCAATCAAGGTTCGAGTCATCCTGCGAGCTGCCGGCGAAAAACCAGCGGCCCGTGCTTTGTCCGCTGGCCTTTTCGCTGCAGGGTCCCTGTTATTTTTCGCACCACTGGGGCTGGCGACAGCTCTCTTGCATCTTCAGTGGGGCGTGCTGTTCCAGTCGCAGACCGTGCTGACTGGCTTGGTCATCATCCTGCTGGTGCTGGCCGTGATGAATTTCACGGGACGCGGATTGCCGATTCCGAGCGCCATCGCAAAAATGGGCGGCGGGCGTTTTGCCGAGCCGCTGATCTCCGGCTTGGTCAGTGCCCTTTTGTCGACGCCCTGCACCGGCCCCTTGCTGGGTGGGATTCTTGTGTTTGCCCTCACCCGGCCAACCGTCGACATCGTGATGATATTCATCGCGATTGGTCTTGGCATGGCTCTGCCCTACGCCATTCTGCTTCTGAAGCCCGGACGTCTCGATCGGCTGCCACGTGGAGGGGCTTGGACTGATGTCGTGCGTCAAAGCTTCGGTTGGCTGCTTGCCGGCGCCGCGATCTTTTTCGCGCAAAGCCTGTTTCCCGCCAGCGTCGACAAGACACTATGGTTCGCATTTCTTGCCGGGGTCATGCTGTGGGTCCTCGCAACGAGCCTTCGCGCCGCAGATCACGCCTCACGCTGGGCCGCGCCACTTTCGAGCTTGCCCGCACTGGCTTTGGTTTATCTGAGTGCAGGACTCTGGCCGACATCCGCGCAAGGCATCCCCTGGCAGCCGCTTGAGGCAACACAGATCGCCGAGATTGCCAATCTGCATCGCCCTGCGCTGGTCGAGTTCACCGCGCAGTGGTGCCTGAACTGCAGGTTTCTGGAGCAAACCGTCTATGGCGACGCGCGCGTTGTGCAAGCCCTGCGCACCCGCGGTGTCGTTCCCTTGCAGGTCGACCTGACCCGCCCGAACCCAGAACTGCAAAGTCTCCTTGCCGCCTACGGCGGGGCTGGCCTGCCGTTCGTGGCGATCTTGAATCCACATGGGCGAGAGATCGGCCATCTTTCCGGACTGTTCTCGGCCGACGCGCTCGTCCGAGGTTTGAATGCCATCCACCCATAA
- a CDS encoding protein-disulfide reductase DsbD N-terminal domain-containing protein: protein MKPKLRRMAVVSLIALTVLIGAALLFHAAHPDPGLTPAAAGDLVDSSAKVRASAAINGHNAVVTLHIDRGWHVYANPPSAPYLIPVTVVAQRSGRTLAIQPLYPPGQDIGLHINGKTIRVYENGTRIALPGLSRLRDVRLQVQIQACADKGLCLPPATIVATTQ from the coding sequence ATGAAGCCAAAACTCCGGCGCATGGCCGTCGTCTCGCTCATTGCCCTGACCGTCTTGATCGGCGCTGCATTGCTGTTCCATGCCGCGCATCCCGACCCTGGCTTGACCCCGGCTGCCGCCGGCGATCTGGTCGATTCCTCCGCCAAGGTTCGTGCCAGTGCCGCGATCAATGGCCACAATGCGGTGGTGACGCTGCACATCGACCGAGGCTGGCATGTCTACGCCAATCCGCCGTCGGCGCCCTACTTGATTCCTGTCACGGTGGTCGCGCAACGCAGTGGCCGTACGTTAGCGATCCAACCTCTCTATCCACCCGGTCAAGACATCGGCCTACATATCAACGGCAAGACCATACGGGTCTACGAGAACGGTACACGCATCGCTCTGCCAGGTCTGTCAAGGCTGCGCGATGTCCGCCTACAGGTGCAAATCCAGGCTTGCGCCGACAAAGGGCTATGCCTTCCACCGGCGACGATCGTTGCGACGACCCAATGA
- a CDS encoding peroxiredoxin family protein: protein MRSRCNVFAYMAQLNPSPTFPVLLDQHSQVAHAFGVMDIPTTYLIDKQGLIVRQAVGGRDYDSPAIRQTIEALMR from the coding sequence ATGCGCTCGCGGTGCAATGTGTTCGCGTATATGGCGCAGCTCAACCCCTCGCCCACCTTCCCGGTGTTGCTGGACCAGCATAGCCAGGTGGCGCATGCGTTCGGCGTGATGGACATTCCGACGACCTATCTGATCGACAAGCAGGGCCTGATCGTCCGGCAGGCCGTCGGCGGCCGGGATTACGACAGCCCCGCGATTCGGCAAACCATCGAGGCCCTGATGCGCTGA
- a CDS encoding cupredoxin domain-containing protein, whose protein sequence is MKMKKIRLSMLLLGAWPVIALAATNASGVENRSDEAMPKSGASVSSEAAAMPGAMKGMNMQGMNMQGMDMSVVATNAASAPHASVHADADADASSTGNPGKATVATQNVEITMDDSMRFTPDVIHVQPGQTIRFVLINRGQIKHEMTIGSMAELKEHEKMMAAMPDMPDGAEPNMVAVPPGGKGELIWRFGKPGTVDFACTMPGHMEAGMVGKILVE, encoded by the coding sequence ATGAAGATGAAGAAAATCCGGCTGTCCATGCTTCTGCTTGGCGCATGGCCTGTAATTGCACTTGCCGCCACGAACGCGTCTGGAGTCGAGAATCGGTCAGACGAGGCCATGCCGAAGAGTGGCGCAAGCGTGTCCTCCGAGGCTGCCGCAATGCCTGGTGCCATGAAGGGCATGAATATGCAAGGTATGAACATGCAAGGCATGGACATGTCAGTGGTTGCCACAAATGCGGCCTCTGCCCCCCACGCATCGGTTCATGCCGACGCGGACGCCGACGCATCTTCCACCGGCAATCCTGGTAAAGCAACGGTCGCCACCCAAAACGTGGAAATCACGATGGACGACTCGATGCGTTTTACGCCGGACGTTATCCATGTGCAGCCAGGACAAACGATTCGGTTTGTTTTGATCAACCGTGGTCAGATCAAGCACGAGATGACGATCGGGAGTATGGCCGAGCTCAAGGAGCACGAAAAGATGATGGCGGCCATGCCTGATATGCCCGATGGAGCCGAGCCCAATATGGTCGCCGTACCGCCTGGAGGCAAGGGTGAGTTGATCTGGCGCTTCGGCAAGCCCGGGACCGTCGACTTCGCCTGCACGATGCCCGGGCATATGGAAGCTGGCATGGTAGGCAAGATTCTGGTGGAGTAA